Proteins encoded in a region of the Streptomyces sp. NBC_01471 genome:
- a CDS encoding HAD family hydrolase: MPIRAVLWDIDDTIFDYTTADRTGLREHLKTEGLPDGYTSVEQALVRWREITDLHWARFAAGETDWQGQRRERVRSFTGAELSDQEADAWFARHLAHYEAAWALFPDAVPALDALAADYRHGLLSNSAVHNQDRKLRTLGVRDRFEVLVCAADLGVSKPAAGAFHAACDALRLDPPEVLYVGDHPDIDAAGALAAGLRAVWLDRADLGGRPELERITALGQLPGLLRGDTRFGAPSTFG, from the coding sequence ATGCCCATACGCGCGGTCCTCTGGGACATCGACGACACGATCTTCGACTACACCACCGCCGACCGCACGGGACTGCGCGAACATCTGAAGACCGAGGGCCTGCCCGACGGATACACCTCCGTCGAGCAGGCCCTCGTCCGATGGCGGGAGATCACCGATCTGCACTGGGCGAGGTTCGCGGCGGGCGAGACCGACTGGCAGGGCCAGCGCCGGGAGCGGGTCCGGTCCTTCACCGGCGCGGAGTTGAGCGATCAGGAGGCCGACGCCTGGTTCGCCCGGCACCTGGCGCACTACGAGGCCGCCTGGGCGCTCTTCCCGGACGCCGTGCCGGCGCTCGACGCCCTCGCGGCGGACTACCGGCACGGCCTGCTCTCGAACTCGGCCGTCCACAACCAGGACCGCAAGCTGCGCACCCTGGGCGTACGGGACCGGTTCGAGGTGCTCGTCTGCGCGGCCGACCTGGGGGTGTCCAAGCCCGCGGCCGGTGCCTTCCACGCCGCCTGCGACGCCCTGCGGCTCGATCCGCCGGAGGTCCTGTACGTGGGAGACCATCCGGACATCGACGCCGCGGGTGCGCTCGCGGCCGGACTGCGGGCGGTCTGGCTGGACCGGGCGGACCTCGGCGGACGGCCCGAGCTGGAGCGGATCACCGCTCTGGGCCAGCTTCCCGGGCTGCTTCGGGGCGATACCCGTTTTGGAGCGCCGTCCACCTTCGGGTAA
- the gltX gene encoding glutamate--tRNA ligase — protein sequence MVNATTPRVRFCPSPTGNPHVGLVRTALFNWAFARHAGGTMVFRIEDTDAARDSEESYNQLLDSLRWLGLDWDEGPEKGGPHAPYRQSQRMDIYADIAKRLQDAGHAYDCYCTTAELDERRDAARKAGRPSGYDGHCRDLTAGQVEEYRTEGRTSIVRFRMPDEAITFEDLVRGELTFTPENVPDYGIVRANGAPLYTLVNPVDDALMEITHVLRGEDLLSSTPRQIALHKALIDIGVSQRIPLFGHLPYVMGEGNKKLSKRDPEASLNLYRERGFLPEGLLNYLSLLGWSFSADQDIFSVAELVEKFDIADVNANPARFDLKKAEAINADHIRLLDVKAFTEACTPWLRAPHANWPEENFDQAAWVAIAPYAQTRLTVLSDITANVDFLFLDRPVEDEASWAKAMKGDPVALLTTARAKLADADWTSPEALKAAVLAAGEEHGLKLGKAQAPVRVAVTGRTVGLPLFESLEILGRDRSLERIDAALAKLAA from the coding sequence GTGGTTAACGCGACGACTCCCCGCGTACGTTTCTGTCCCTCCCCGACCGGCAACCCCCACGTGGGTCTGGTCCGTACCGCGCTGTTCAACTGGGCCTTCGCCCGGCACGCCGGCGGCACCATGGTGTTCCGTATCGAGGACACCGACGCGGCCCGCGACTCCGAGGAGTCGTACAACCAGCTGCTCGACTCGCTGCGCTGGCTCGGACTGGACTGGGACGAGGGCCCCGAGAAGGGCGGCCCGCACGCCCCGTACCGCCAGTCGCAGCGCATGGACATCTACGCGGACATCGCGAAGAGGCTCCAGGACGCGGGGCACGCGTACGACTGCTACTGCACCACGGCCGAGCTGGACGAGCGCCGCGACGCCGCCCGCAAGGCCGGCCGCCCCTCGGGGTACGACGGCCACTGCCGGGACCTCACCGCGGGCCAGGTCGAGGAGTACCGGACGGAGGGCCGCACCTCCATCGTCCGTTTCCGGATGCCCGACGAGGCGATCACCTTCGAGGACCTGGTGCGCGGCGAGCTGACCTTCACCCCGGAGAACGTGCCGGACTACGGCATCGTCCGGGCCAACGGCGCGCCGCTCTACACGCTCGTCAACCCGGTCGACGACGCGCTGATGGAGATCACCCACGTGCTGCGCGGTGAGGACCTGCTCTCCTCCACCCCGCGCCAGATCGCGCTCCACAAAGCGCTGATCGACATCGGCGTCTCCCAGCGGATCCCGCTCTTCGGCCACCTCCCCTACGTCATGGGGGAGGGCAACAAGAAGCTCTCCAAGCGCGACCCCGAGGCATCGCTCAACCTCTACCGCGAGCGGGGTTTCCTGCCCGAGGGCCTGCTCAACTACCTGTCCCTGCTGGGCTGGTCGTTCTCGGCGGACCAGGACATCTTCTCGGTCGCCGAACTGGTCGAGAAGTTCGACATCGCGGACGTCAACGCCAACCCGGCCCGCTTCGACCTGAAGAAGGCCGAGGCGATCAACGCCGACCACATCCGCCTGCTGGACGTGAAGGCCTTCACCGAGGCGTGCACCCCCTGGCTGCGCGCCCCGCACGCCAACTGGCCCGAGGAGAACTTCGACCAGGCGGCGTGGGTGGCCATCGCCCCGTACGCGCAGACCCGCCTCACGGTCCTCTCGGACATCACCGCCAACGTCGACTTCCTCTTCCTGGACCGGCCGGTCGAGGACGAGGCGTCCTGGGCGAAGGCGATGAAGGGCGACCCGGTGGCTCTGCTCACCACGGCCCGCGCCAAGCTCGCCGACGCCGACTGGACCAGTCCCGAGGCGCTCAAGGCGGCCGTCCTCGCGGCCGGCGAGGAGCACGGCCTGAAGCTCGGCAAGGCCCAGGCCCCGGTCCGCGTCGCGGTCACCGGCCGCACGGTCGGCCTGCCGCTCTTCGAGTCCCTGGAGATCCTGGGCAGGGACCGTTCGCTGGAGCGGATCGACGCGGCGCTGGCGAAGCTGGCCGCCTGA
- a CDS encoding fumarylacetoacetate hydrolase family protein, whose amino-acid sequence MRIARFSIDGNVAFGVVEGEGSDPSGDLVLDIIKGIPYSDFELSGVKVPLSKVRLLPPVLPNKVVAFGRNYAEHAAELGNAVPDAPFAFFKPTTSVIGSGDAIEYPSFSSELHHEAELAVVIGRMCREVPHDRVKDVVFGYTCANDVTARDVQKREKQWARAKGFDTSCPLGPWVETDLDPSDLTIQATVNGDQRQLGRTSEMIHSIADLIVNISDAMTLLPGDVILTGTPAGVGPLNVGDEVAVSIEGIGTLTNKVIKRG is encoded by the coding sequence GTGCGCATCGCCAGATTCTCCATCGACGGCAATGTCGCCTTCGGCGTGGTCGAGGGCGAGGGCTCCGATCCCTCGGGCGACCTCGTCCTCGACATCATCAAGGGCATTCCGTACTCCGACTTCGAGCTCTCCGGTGTCAAGGTCCCGCTGAGCAAGGTCCGGCTGCTGCCCCCTGTGCTCCCCAACAAGGTCGTGGCCTTCGGCCGCAACTACGCGGAGCACGCGGCAGAGCTCGGCAACGCGGTCCCGGACGCGCCGTTCGCCTTCTTCAAGCCCACCACCTCGGTGATCGGCTCGGGCGACGCCATCGAGTACCCCTCCTTCTCCAGCGAACTGCACCACGAGGCCGAACTGGCCGTCGTGATCGGCCGGATGTGCCGTGAGGTCCCGCACGACCGCGTCAAGGACGTCGTCTTCGGCTACACCTGCGCCAACGACGTCACCGCGCGTGACGTCCAGAAGCGCGAGAAGCAGTGGGCCAGGGCCAAGGGCTTCGACACCTCCTGCCCGCTCGGCCCCTGGGTGGAGACCGACCTCGACCCGTCCGACCTCACCATCCAGGCCACGGTCAACGGCGACCAGCGCCAGCTCGGCCGTACCAGCGAGATGATCCACTCCATCGCGGATCTGATCGTCAACATCTCCGACGCCATGACGCTGCTCCCCGGAGACGTCATCCTGACCGGCACCCCGGCCGGCGTCGGACCGCTCAACGTCGGCGACGAGGTCGCCGTCTCCATCGAAGGCATCGGCACTCTCACCAACAAGGTGATCAAGCGTGGTTAA
- a CDS encoding nitrate- and nitrite sensing domain-containing protein codes for MGSPQARQGRGEAAAEQEPRGGSDRGSSAQHAQTPQNHRQTTAGGGEPSTTPSAPAAPKPKGQAGTGSRMALRNWRISTRLVSLLALPVVAATTLGGLRISDSLDKMQQLDHMQLLTQMTKQATELAAALQEERDKSAGPLSHGAKANDFNVEEPRKRTDLADQAFLAGTANFDKANRDDSIESIRGSLRGIATKLTRLKAIRADAYQGDATTSQTVNEYSELIDSLLGLSQDMAQATANPEMIKRTRALAAFSSAKEYASIQRAVIAAALPTSNKGHGHLAESDRLFAKSAMQSEEDELKSFKLVYAGNAAALTAPLDTGNPEITAANLYAKHVLENTGGLDSQAPRSYKDWYDADSNRITAMKTIEATLLGEMEQKARELRNDAEREAIINAALIVLVLGVSLVGAYVVARSMIRSLRRLQDTATKVASERLPELVKQLSETDPQDVDTSVESVGVHSRDEIGKVATAFDDVHREAVRLASEQAMLRGNVNAMFTNLSRRSQGLIQRQLSLISELESREADPDQLSSLFKLDHLATRMRRNGENLLVLAGEEPGRRWTRPVPLVDVLRAAASEVEQYERIELAAVPATEVAGRVVNDLVHLLAELLENATSFSSPQTKVRVTGHALPDGRVLVEIHDTGIGLSPEDLAAINERLASPPTVDVSVSRRMGLFVVGRLSLRHGIRIQLRPSDSGGTTALVMLPVDVAQGGKKAPAKPGMPGGQQQSQQLGQSQQGPPQQGAGAPGHAGAGAGAPRGQVSGTGPRAALPARDGDRSIQPGGPQQQGLPQGGSAPAPAVNAFGAGAPMPRRAAQGGRGGRGEAPGRGGNGPQQPGDGMFQPPAGRQQQLPPTGGPRAELPGGNPGAPSQPQAGGPPSPQNPQQPQQPQRAQTTSWGNELPQRGAQDTPRGHEDPDTGTNGSGTNGSGAFGSGAFGAGTSGSAISGSGAQYRQPMRPLRQSGERSPADDPFGNGRQADDRLSAERQGPGSTAEFQRPDFNGPPPGRTGQFERSDVFERPDVRGPQRRPQIPQPQIPQAPQPQQQDGRFQDSQFQEERFQDGGYQDNRYPDPQQQDPYQDRQQQDPASTAQFPRAELSDFGGFNSPRPPAPSEAPGGAPHQRDRADADFGAPRPPAPQSLPPQPQYEALPPAADPGDGRTPLYDTLETNWFHGAQSARAAQPQEPAAPQQPEPAASAAPPRDPMAQTAPGSNWRASPNDELVRQAERAKKPAAGGVTTSGLPRRVPRANLVPGTAQQQAHQAGPQVSRAPDDVRGRLTNLRRGIQQGRQAGTGPSHQQEH; via the coding sequence ATGGGGTCTCCCCAGGCCCGCCAGGGTCGAGGGGAAGCCGCGGCTGAACAGGAGCCTCGCGGCGGATCCGACCGCGGCTCCTCGGCCCAGCACGCCCAGACCCCCCAGAATCACCGCCAGACCACGGCCGGCGGCGGTGAGCCGAGTACCACCCCTTCGGCTCCGGCCGCGCCGAAGCCGAAGGGCCAGGCCGGCACGGGCTCACGGATGGCTCTGCGCAACTGGCGCATCAGCACCAGGCTCGTCTCCCTGCTGGCACTGCCCGTGGTCGCCGCGACCACTCTGGGCGGACTGCGCATCAGCGACTCGCTGGACAAGATGCAGCAGCTGGACCACATGCAGCTGCTCACCCAGATGACCAAGCAGGCGACCGAGCTGGCCGCCGCGCTCCAGGAGGAGCGCGACAAGTCCGCGGGTCCGCTGTCGCACGGCGCGAAGGCAAACGACTTCAACGTCGAAGAGCCCCGCAAGCGCACCGACCTCGCCGACCAGGCCTTCCTCGCGGGCACCGCGAACTTCGACAAGGCGAACCGCGACGACTCGATCGAGTCGATCCGCGGCAGCCTCCGGGGCATCGCCACCAAGCTGACCCGGCTCAAGGCCATCCGCGCCGACGCGTACCAGGGCGACGCCACCACCTCGCAGACGGTCAACGAGTACAGCGAACTGATCGACTCGCTGCTCGGCCTCTCCCAGGACATGGCCCAGGCGACGGCCAACCCCGAGATGATCAAGCGGACCCGCGCTCTGGCGGCCTTCTCCTCCGCCAAGGAGTACGCGTCGATCCAGCGGGCGGTCATCGCCGCCGCACTGCCGACGAGCAACAAGGGCCACGGCCACCTGGCGGAGAGCGACCGTCTCTTCGCCAAGTCCGCGATGCAGAGCGAGGAGGACGAGCTCAAGTCCTTCAAGCTGGTCTACGCGGGCAACGCGGCGGCGCTGACCGCCCCGCTGGACACCGGTAACCCGGAGATCACCGCGGCCAACCTGTACGCGAAGCACGTCCTGGAGAACACGGGCGGTCTGGACAGCCAGGCCCCGCGTTCGTACAAGGACTGGTACGACGCGGACAGCAACCGCATCACGGCCATGAAGACCATCGAGGCCACGCTCCTCGGCGAGATGGAGCAGAAGGCCCGCGAGCTGCGCAACGACGCGGAGCGCGAGGCGATCATCAACGCCGCGCTCATCGTGCTCGTGCTCGGTGTCTCGCTGGTCGGCGCCTATGTCGTGGCCCGGTCCATGATCCGCTCGCTGCGGCGGCTCCAGGACACCGCGACCAAGGTCGCGAGTGAGCGCCTTCCCGAGCTGGTCAAGCAGCTCTCCGAGACCGACCCGCAGGACGTCGACACCTCCGTGGAGTCCGTCGGTGTGCACAGCAGGGACGAGATCGGAAAGGTCGCGACGGCCTTCGACGACGTCCACCGCGAGGCCGTCCGGCTCGCCTCCGAGCAGGCCATGCTGCGGGGCAACGTCAACGCGATGTTCACCAACCTCTCGCGCCGCAGCCAGGGCCTCATCCAGCGTCAGCTCTCGCTCATCTCCGAACTGGAGTCCCGCGAGGCCGACCCGGACCAGCTGTCCTCGCTCTTCAAGCTCGACCACCTCGCGACCCGTATGCGCCGGAACGGCGAGAACCTCCTGGTCCTCGCGGGCGAGGAGCCCGGCCGCCGGTGGACCCGCCCCGTGCCGCTGGTCGACGTGCTCCGCGCCGCCGCGTCCGAGGTGGAGCAGTACGAACGCATCGAGCTGGCGGCGGTGCCCGCGACCGAGGTCGCGGGACGCGTCGTCAACGACCTCGTCCACCTGCTCGCCGAGCTGCTGGAGAACGCCACCTCGTTCTCCTCGCCGCAGACCAAGGTCCGGGTGACCGGTCACGCGCTGCCCGACGGACGGGTGCTCGTGGAGATCCACGACACCGGTATCGGCCTCTCCCCCGAGGATCTCGCCGCGATCAACGAGCGGCTCGCGTCGCCGCCCACCGTGGACGTCTCCGTCTCCCGCCGCATGGGCCTGTTCGTGGTCGGCCGCCTCTCGCTGCGCCACGGCATCCGCATCCAGCTCCGGCCCTCCGACTCCGGTGGTACGACCGCGCTGGTCATGCTGCCCGTCGACGTCGCGCAGGGCGGCAAGAAGGCTCCGGCCAAGCCGGGTATGCCCGGTGGCCAGCAGCAGTCGCAGCAGCTGGGCCAGTCGCAGCAGGGTCCGCCGCAGCAGGGCGCGGGCGCCCCGGGCCATGCCGGTGCAGGTGCCGGTGCCCCGCGTGGTCAGGTCTCGGGTACGGGTCCGCGCGCCGCGCTGCCCGCCCGCGACGGCGACCGCTCGATCCAGCCCGGCGGTCCGCAGCAGCAGGGGCTGCCGCAGGGCGGCTCCGCCCCCGCTCCGGCGGTGAACGCCTTCGGCGCAGGGGCACCCATGCCGCGCCGGGCCGCCCAGGGCGGTCGCGGCGGCCGGGGCGAGGCCCCCGGACGCGGCGGCAACGGCCCGCAGCAGCCCGGGGACGGCATGTTCCAGCCCCCGGCCGGACGCCAGCAGCAGCTGCCGCCCACCGGCGGCCCGCGCGCGGAGCTGCCCGGCGGTAACCCGGGTGCACCGTCGCAGCCTCAGGCCGGCGGCCCGCCGTCGCCGCAGAACCCGCAGCAGCCGCAGCAGCCGCAGCGCGCGCAGACCACCAGCTGGGGCAATGAACTGCCGCAGCGGGGGGCCCAGGACACGCCGCGCGGCCACGAGGACCCGGACACCGGCACGAACGGCTCCGGCACGAACGGCTCCGGTGCGTTCGGATCCGGCGCGTTCGGCGCCGGTACCAGCGGTTCCGCCATCAGCGGCTCCGGTGCCCAGTACCGCCAGCCGATGCGCCCGCTGCGCCAGTCCGGCGAGCGCTCCCCGGCGGACGACCCCTTCGGCAACGGCCGCCAGGCCGACGACCGGCTCTCCGCCGAGCGCCAGGGCCCCGGCTCCACCGCCGAGTTCCAGCGTCCGGACTTCAACGGCCCGCCGCCCGGCCGCACCGGCCAGTTCGAGCGTTCCGACGTCTTCGAGCGGCCGGATGTCCGCGGCCCGCAGCGGCGCCCGCAGATACCCCAGCCGCAGATACCCCAGGCACCGCAGCCCCAGCAGCAGGACGGCCGGTTCCAGGACAGCCAGTTCCAGGAAGAGCGCTTCCAGGACGGCGGATACCAGGACAACCGGTACCCGGACCCCCAGCAGCAGGACCCGTACCAGGACCGCCAGCAGCAGGATCCCGCGTCCACCGCGCAGTTCCCGCGAGCCGAGCTGTCGGACTTCGGGGGCTTCAACTCCCCGCGCCCGCCCGCCCCTTCGGAGGCCCCCGGCGGCGCCCCGCACCAGCGTGACCGTGCCGACGCCGACTTCGGCGCGCCGCGCCCGCCCGCGCCGCAGAGCCTGCCCCCGCAGCCTCAGTACGAAGCGCTGCCGCCGGCCGCCGACCCGGGCGACGGACGTACCCCGCTCTACGACACCCTGGAGACCAACTGGTTCCACGGCGCGCAGTCCGCGAGGGCCGCGCAGCCGCAGGAACCGGCCGCTCCCCAGCAGCCCGAGCCGGCCGCTTCCGCGGCACCGCCCCGCGACCCCATGGCCCAGACTGCCCCCGGCAGCAACTGGCGGGCATCGCCCAACGACGAACTCGTACGGCAGGCCGAGCGGGCCAAGAAGCCCGCTGCCGGTGGTGTCACCACATCCGGTCTGCCCCGACGCGTACCGCGCGCCAATCTGGTGCCCGGCACCGCACAGCAGCAGGCCCACCAGGCCGGTCCGCAGGTTTCGCGTGCGCCCGACGACGTACGCGGCCGGCTGACCAATCTCCGGCGTGGCATCCAACAGGGTCGCCAGGCCGGAACCGGCCCCTCACACCAGCAGGAGCACTAG
- a CDS encoding roadblock/LC7 domain-containing protein, with product MSQAAQNLNWLITNFVDNTPGVSHTVVVSADGLLLAMSEGFPRDRADQLAAVASGLTSLTAGASRIFEGGEVAQTVVEMERGFLFLMSVSDGSSLAVLSHPDCDIGLVGYEMALLVDRAGSVLTPDLRAELQGSLLH from the coding sequence ATGAGCCAGGCGGCGCAGAATCTGAACTGGTTGATCACGAACTTCGTGGACAACACCCCCGGGGTGTCCCACACAGTGGTGGTCTCCGCCGACGGACTTCTGCTGGCCATGTCCGAAGGCTTTCCGCGTGACCGTGCCGACCAGCTGGCGGCCGTCGCCTCCGGGCTGACCTCGCTCACCGCGGGCGCCTCCCGGATCTTCGAAGGCGGCGAAGTCGCCCAGACCGTGGTGGAGATGGAGCGCGGCTTCCTCTTCCTCATGTCGGTCTCGGACGGCTCCTCCCTCGCCGTTCTCTCCCACCCGGACTGCGACATCGGCCTGGTCGGGTACGAGATGGCGCTGCTCGTCGACCGCGCGGGCAGCGTCCTCACCCCGGACCTGCGCGCCGAACTCCAGGGGAGCCTGCTCCACTAG
- a CDS encoding DUF742 domain-containing protein — translation MTPPPASHDPYGVLHDASYDSEGDQPLVRPYAMTGGRTRPRYQLAIEALVSTTADPVHLAGLLPEHQRICHLCREVKSVAEVSALLSMPLGVARILVADLAEAGMVAIHQPGNGEAGGTPDVTLLERVLSGLRKL, via the coding sequence ATGACCCCGCCCCCCGCCTCTCACGATCCGTACGGCGTGCTGCACGACGCGTCGTACGACAGTGAAGGCGACCAGCCCCTGGTACGTCCGTACGCCATGACCGGCGGCCGGACCCGGCCCCGCTACCAGCTCGCCATAGAGGCACTGGTCAGCACCACGGCCGACCCGGTGCACCTCGCGGGCCTGCTCCCCGAGCACCAGCGGATATGCCACCTGTGCCGCGAGGTCAAGTCGGTGGCCGAGGTGTCGGCGCTGCTCTCGATGCCCCTGGGTGTGGCGCGGATCCTCGTGGCCGACCTGGCGGAGGCCGGCATGGTGGCCATTCACCAGCCGGGCAACGGAGAGGCCGGCGGCACGCCGGACGTGACACTGCTCGAAAGGGTGCTCAGTGGACTTCGCAAGCTCTAG
- a CDS encoding ATP/GTP-binding protein, producing MDFASSSGGTARSTTSAKIVVAGGFGVGKTTFVGAVSEINPLRTEAVMTSASAGIDDLTHTGDKTTTTVAMDFGRITLDQDLILYLFGTPGQDRFWFMWDDLVRGAIGAVVLVDTRRLSDCFPAVDYFENSGLPFVIALNGFDGHQPYTPDEVREALQIGPDTPILTTDARHRADAKSGLITLVEHALMARLK from the coding sequence GTGGACTTCGCAAGCTCTAGCGGCGGGACGGCCAGATCGACCACCTCCGCGAAGATCGTGGTGGCGGGAGGCTTCGGCGTGGGTAAGACCACGTTCGTCGGCGCCGTCTCGGAGATCAACCCGCTGCGTACCGAGGCCGTCATGACGTCCGCTTCGGCGGGCATCGACGACCTCACACACACCGGGGACAAGACCACCACCACGGTGGCCATGGACTTCGGACGCATCACCCTCGACCAGGACCTGATCCTCTACCTGTTCGGCACCCCCGGACAGGACCGCTTCTGGTTCATGTGGGACGACCTCGTACGCGGCGCCATCGGCGCCGTCGTCCTCGTCGACACCCGCAGGCTGTCCGACTGCTTCCCCGCGGTCGACTACTTCGAGAACTCGGGACTCCCCTTCGTCATCGCCCTCAACGGCTTCGACGGACACCAGCCCTACACCCCCGACGAAGTACGCGAAGCACTCCAGATCGGCCCCGACACCCCCATCCTCACCACCGACGCACGACACCGCGCAGATGCAAAGAGCGGACTCATCACACTCGTTGAGCACGCACTGATGGCACGTCTCAAGTAG